ACGCCGTCTACACCGCGGTCGAGTGCGCGGACGCCAAGTGGCCCACCAGCTGGCGGAAGTGGGACAGGGACAACACCCGCCTGCACCGGTCCTACCCCTTCATGACCTGGGCGAACGCCTGGATGAACCTCCCCTGTGCCACCTGGTCGGCGAAGCAGCAAACGCCCCTGGAGGTCAGGACGGGCAAGGGGCTGCCCCCGGTCCTGATCGTGCAGTCCACGCGGGACGCGGCGACCCCGTACGAGGGCGCCGTAGAACTGCACAAGCGGTTCAAGGGCTCGCGCCTCATCACCGAGAAGGACGCCGGGTCGCACGGGGTGACCGGGCTGGTCAACCCCTGCGTCAACGAGCGGGTGGACACCTACCTCCTCACCGGGAAGACCGACCGGAGCGATGTGACGTGCGCCCCGCACGCCACCCCGAAGCCGTGAGCACCGCCTGATCCTCGGGTGCGGGCGGGCCGGGCTTCGCCCGCCCGCACCCCGGGGGTTCTCAGCGGACGCGTATCCCGTCGTACCGCTCCAGCCAGGCGTCCTCCGCGGGATAGTCGAACAGCCCCGGGCCGTAGTTCCGCAGCATCTTGGGGAAACCCTCCCTCCAGTCCCGGTCACGGAGCTCCGAGGCGAGCCACTCCACCGTCGCCGGAAGGGAGTCCGCGTATGCGGTCACCGGCCGGTAACCCAGCTCACGTTTTGCCGCGGTCATGTCGAGGACGACAGGATGCGCGAGTGTCCACGGCGTCTCCCCGACACCGCCCTCCGGCGGGCCGTCCATCAGCACCGTCTCCGTCTCCACCCCCAGCACCCCGTCGATCAGGGCTGCGATCCCTGCGACCGTCGGCGCTTCGGGATCACCGGCGTTGAGCACCCGGGCCCCCGGATGCAGTGCGGCCAGCCGGATCAGCTCGGCGACGTTGGACACATGGACCGGATGGAACCTGCTCCTCCCGCCGAACGCCAGCACCCGCCTCCGTCGCCCGTCCAGCACCCGCTTGACGAAGTACAGCTCACGCGGTGTGCGGCAGTACTCCCCGTGGACCGCGCCCGCCCGCAGCAGCGTGACCGGGAGGCTGTCACCGGCCGCGAGCAGCTCCCGCTCCAGCAGCACCTTCCGCGTCGCGTACGTCGACCCGCCCGGCGCCACCGTGCGCTGCGACTCCGGGACCGGGTCCGGGTAGCGCGGCGCGCCGTCCGGCTCCTCCTGGGTGTCGAAACCCCGCCCCCGGTCGTCCTCGTACACCGCGGCGCTGGAGATCACGACCACCGAACCCGCCCGCCCGGCCAGCCCGGTCAGCTGCGCGGCGTGCTCACCGCCGAACGCCACCATGTCGACCAGGACGTCGCAGCCGTCGCCGATCACGGAGGCCAGGGCCCCGTCCTCGTCGCGGTCCAGCGCCACCGTCCGTACGTCTCCCTGCCATGTCCGGTCCCGGCCGCCTCCGCGCGACGCCGCCGTCACGTCCCAGCCGTCCCCGGCCAGCGCCCGCACCGCGGCCCGGCCGATCTGCCCGGTGGCACCCAGCACACATACCCGTCCTCTGCTCATGTCTGAACGCTAGGACGCCCGGGGGCCGGAAACCAGGAAGATCTGCCGCCGGCAGATTCCGCGCTCAGCTGTGCGGACGCGGGAACTTCCTGGACTGTTCGGCCTGCGCCGCCTTCACATCGGCCGCGTAGGCGTCCACGTACTCCTGGCCGGACAGGCCGAGGATCGCGTACATGATCTCGTCGGTGACCGCGCGGATCGCCGCCTTCTGGTCCTCCATGCCGGCATAGCGCGAGAAGTCCAGCGGCTCCCCGAAGCGGATCGTGACCCGTCTGATCCGGGGGACGACCTTCCCCGGAGGCTGGATCTCGAAGGTGCCGACCATGGCGCACGGAACCACCGGCACCCCCGCCTTGACCGCCATGACCGCGACCCCGACCTTGCCCTTGTACAGACGCCCGTCGTGCGAGCGGGTGCCCTCGGGATAGATGCCGAGCAGCTCCCCCTTCCTCAGCACCCCCAGCCCCTCACGGATCGCCGCCTGCCCGGCGTCCCGCCCCGACCGGTCGACCGGGATCTGCCCGATGCTGTGGAAGAAGGCGGCGGTCAGCTTGCCCTTGATGCCGGGCCCGGTGAAGTACTCGGCCTTCGCGAGGAACGTGATGCGGCGCTTCAGCATGGCCGGCATCAGGAAGTGGTCGGAGAACGACAGATGGTTCCCCGCGACGATGGCGGCCCCCTCGTCCGGAATGTGTTCGAGCCCCTCGATGCGGGGCCGGAACGCCAACCGGAGCAAAGGCCCCAGAATGACATGTTTCAGGATGTGATAGAACACGGTCGCTCCCTCGCTCTGCCGGATCGGGCTGAGGGTCGCGTATGTGACGGGACATCGGGAAACCTGAGCGTTCTCGCCCCCACCGCTCCTCCACCTCGGCGCCCGATCGTAGCCCGCCGTCCGCGTCCGCCGAAGCGGCACGGCGCTCCACCCCGGTGCCGGGGCGGCCGCGAGGGCAGCGGAGGAGGCCCGGGCCGCCGGGTCCCGGAGGGCGGACGGTGAGGACCGCGGACGACGTCCGCCCCGCGGCGCGGTCCCCGCGGGGCGTGCCGTGCCGGGGCCCGAGCCCCCGGGCCGGGAGCCGCAGGGCCCGGGATCCGCCGGGGGCGGGCCCCGGCCGCGGTGTGCCCGCCCCGCCCGGAAACCGCCCGGCTCAGGTGTCCCGGGCGCCCAGCATCCCCAGGGTGGCCAGCCCCAGCACGATCCAGGCGAACCAGAGCCAGCCGTTGCTCCCCAGCGCCACCGTGTACGCGGTCACCACCACCAGCGCCCCGACGGTGAGCACTCCCATGGTCTTCGTGGATCCGGGCATGAGCGCACGCTCCTCACCGGCCGCACGGCCGTCCTGCCCATGGTCACCCCGACGGGGCCCCCGCCGCTACTGTCCGCGGGCCTGCAAAGAGGCGAGGTACGCGTTGTAGGCGTTCAGCTCCTTGTCGCCGTCCCGGTCGGCCGCACGGTCCGAGCGCCTGGCCGTCCGCTGCTCGGAGCGGTACCACTGGAAGACCAGCGCGATCAGCACCAGCACGGACGGGATCTCGCTGAACGCCCAGGCGATACCGCCCGCA
This DNA window, taken from Streptomyces nitrosporeus, encodes the following:
- a CDS encoding NAD-dependent epimerase/dehydratase family protein → MLGATGQIGRAAVRALAGDGWDVTAASRGGGRDRTWQGDVRTVALDRDEDGALASVIGDGCDVLVDMVAFGGEHAAQLTGLAGRAGSVVVISSAAVYEDDRGRGFDTQEEPDGAPRYPDPVPESQRTVAPGGSTYATRKVLLERELLAAGDSLPVTLLRAGAVHGEYCRTPRELYFVKRVLDGRRRRVLAFGGRSRFHPVHVSNVAELIRLAALHPGARVLNAGDPEAPTVAGIAALIDGVLGVETETVLMDGPPEGGVGETPWTLAHPVVLDMTAAKRELGYRPVTAYADSLPATVEWLASELRDRDWREGFPKMLRNYGPGLFDYPAEDAWLERYDGIRVR
- a CDS encoding lysophospholipid acyltransferase family protein translates to MFYHILKHVILGPLLRLAFRPRIEGLEHIPDEGAAIVAGNHLSFSDHFLMPAMLKRRITFLAKAEYFTGPGIKGKLTAAFFHSIGQIPVDRSGRDAGQAAIREGLGVLRKGELLGIYPEGTRSHDGRLYKGKVGVAVMAVKAGVPVVPCAMVGTFEIQPPGKVVPRIRRVTIRFGEPLDFSRYAGMEDQKAAIRAVTDEIMYAILGLSGQEYVDAYAADVKAAQAEQSRKFPRPHS